In one window of Thermus aquaticus DNA:
- a CDS encoding NADH-quinone oxidoreductase subunit N translates to MTLALFALFSVVLTLLGFFVPVPVFKRLVILGLSLVLLSLLFTWGKPFAFGPYEVDGVSRVFTLLALIGALWTVGLVRTGRFEFYLLVLYAAFGMHLLASTKNLILMLVALEALSLPLYALATWRRGEGLEAALKYFLLGALAAAFFLYGAALHYGATGSLVAGTPGEGPLYALALGLLLVGLGFKVALAPFHFWTPDVYAGSPTPVVLFMATGVKAAAFAALLRVVAPGGLEGLALLIALSVVVGNLAALAQKEAKRLLAYSSIAHAGYMALALYTGNAGALAFYLLTYVLGTGLAFAVLSEISPGRVPLERLKGLFHKDPLLGLALFISSLSLLGLPPLAGFWGKYLVFTEAARAGAWGLLVLALVTSAISAYYYLALGLAVFQKGEAEARVKPLSRGVALLVALFLLLLGLFPGALLPALAAG, encoded by the coding sequence ATGACCCTGGCCCTTTTCGCCCTCTTCTCCGTGGTCCTCACCCTTCTTGGCTTCTTCGTCCCCGTGCCCGTCTTCAAGCGGCTGGTGATCCTGGGCCTCTCCTTGGTCCTCCTCTCCCTCCTTTTCACCTGGGGGAAGCCCTTTGCCTTCGGGCCCTACGAGGTGGACGGGGTTTCCCGGGTCTTCACCCTCTTGGCCCTGATCGGGGCCTTGTGGACGGTGGGCCTGGTGCGCACGGGGCGGTTTGAGTTTTACCTTCTGGTGCTTTACGCCGCCTTCGGCATGCACCTTCTCGCCTCCACCAAGAACCTCATCCTGATGCTGGTGGCCCTCGAGGCCCTCTCCCTCCCCCTCTACGCCCTGGCCACCTGGCGGAGGGGCGAGGGGCTGGAGGCCGCCCTCAAGTACTTCCTCCTGGGGGCCTTGGCCGCCGCCTTCTTCCTCTACGGCGCCGCCCTCCACTACGGGGCCACGGGGAGCCTGGTGGCGGGCACCCCCGGAGAGGGCCCCCTCTACGCCCTGGCCCTGGGCCTCCTCCTGGTGGGCCTGGGCTTCAAGGTGGCCCTGGCCCCCTTCCACTTCTGGACCCCGGACGTCTACGCGGGAAGCCCCACCCCGGTGGTCCTCTTCATGGCCACGGGGGTGAAGGCGGCCGCCTTCGCCGCCCTCCTGCGGGTGGTGGCCCCCGGGGGCCTCGAGGGCCTGGCCCTCCTCATCGCCCTCTCGGTGGTGGTGGGGAACCTGGCCGCCTTGGCGCAGAAGGAGGCCAAAAGGCTTCTCGCCTATAGCTCCATCGCCCACGCCGGCTACATGGCCCTGGCCCTCTACACCGGAAACGCCGGGGCCCTGGCTTTCTACCTCCTCACCTACGTCCTGGGGACGGGCCTGGCCTTCGCCGTCCTTTCGGAGATCTCCCCGGGCCGCGTGCCCCTGGAGCGCCTCAAGGGCCTATTCCACAAAGACCCCCTCCTGGGCCTCGCCCTCTTCATCTCCTCCCTCTCCCTCCTGGGCCTGCCGCCTTTGGCGGGCTTCTGGGGGAAGTACCTGGTTTTCACCGAGGCCGCCAGGGCGGGGGCCTGGGGGCTATTGGTCCTAGCCCTGGTCACCAGCGCCATAAGCGCCTACTACTACCTGGCCCTGGGGCTCGCCGTCTTCCAGAAGGGGGAGGCGGAGGCCAGGGTGAAGCCCCTCTCCCGGGGCGTGGCCCTTCTGGTGGCCCTCTTCCTCCTCCTCCTGGGCCTCTTCCCTGGGGCGCTCCTGCCTGCTTTGGCAGCGGGCTAA
- a CDS encoding DUF177 domain-containing protein, whose protein sequence is MDYREVASINLARLLKEGGVARASGAVQEAFHVGEERFPLQGEALWKVSVSSVGGHEYWLSGEVEGVVLMECRRCLKPTPTPIHAHFQHMLRYEPGLKEVVFHEEAEDEYYAFGEPDLDLLPFLTEAFVSEMPFTVLCEEGCKGLCPVCGADRNLVDCGHEVEAHHPFLGLKDLLPEL, encoded by the coding sequence ATGGATTACCGCGAGGTGGCCAGCATCAACCTAGCCCGCCTCCTGAAGGAAGGAGGCGTAGCCCGCGCTTCCGGCGCAGTGCAGGAAGCGTTCCACGTGGGCGAGGAGCGCTTTCCCCTCCAGGGCGAGGCCCTTTGGAAGGTGAGCGTCTCCTCGGTGGGGGGGCACGAGTACTGGCTCTCCGGCGAGGTGGAGGGGGTGGTCCTCATGGAGTGCCGCCGCTGCCTCAAGCCCACCCCTACCCCCATCCACGCCCACTTCCAGCACATGCTCCGCTACGAGCCGGGGCTTAAAGAGGTGGTCTTCCACGAGGAGGCCGAGGACGAGTACTACGCCTTCGGAGAGCCGGACCTGGACCTCCTCCCCTTCCTCACCGAGGCCTTTGTGAGCGAGATGCCCTTCACCGTCCTCTGCGAGGAGGGGTGCAAGGGCCTCTGCCCGGTGTGCGGGGCGGACCGCAACCTGGTGGACTGCGGCCACGAGGTGGAGGCCCACCACCCCTTCCTGGGTCTTAAAGACCTCCTTCCCGAACTCTAG
- a CDS encoding complex I subunit 4 family protein, with amino-acid sequence MVILAILLPILFGGLLLLGLPRTLGVLGAGLAFILNLFLFLNHPGGVAYGVEAPLLPQAGVYWAFGLDGLSALFFLTIALTVFLGALVARVEGRFLGLALLMEGLLLALFAARDLVVFYLFFEAALVPALLMLLFYGGEGRVKALYTFLLFTLAGSLPMLAAILAVKALGGSPTFLLQDLLAHPVRGQAAFWVFLGFALAFAIKTPLFPLHAWLPLFHQENHPSGLADALGTLYKVGVFAFFRFAIPLAPEGFAEVQGLLLFLAAISALYGAWLAFAARDFKTLLAYAGLAHMGVAALGVFSGTAEGALGGLYLLAASGVYTGGLFLLFGRLYERTHTLEIGRYRGLAQSAPGMAALALFLFLAMVGLPGLSGFPGEFLTLLGAYRASPWLAALAFLSVIASAAYALTAFQKTFWEEENRSVEDLKGAEWGFAALSVLTLVLMGVFPGFFLRGLKPLAEAFARILGGGA; translated from the coding sequence GTGGTAATCCTGGCCATTCTCCTACCCATCCTCTTCGGCGGGCTTCTCCTCCTGGGGCTTCCCCGAACCCTGGGGGTCCTGGGGGCGGGCCTCGCCTTTATCCTCAACCTCTTCCTCTTCCTGAACCACCCCGGTGGCGTGGCCTACGGCGTGGAGGCCCCCCTTCTGCCCCAGGCGGGGGTCTACTGGGCCTTCGGCCTGGACGGGCTTTCCGCCCTCTTCTTCCTCACCATCGCCCTCACCGTCTTCCTGGGGGCTCTGGTGGCCCGGGTGGAGGGGCGCTTTCTGGGCCTCGCCCTCCTCATGGAGGGGCTCCTCCTCGCCCTCTTCGCCGCCCGGGACCTGGTGGTCTTCTACCTCTTCTTTGAGGCGGCCCTGGTCCCCGCCCTCCTCATGCTCCTCTTCTACGGGGGCGAGGGGCGCGTAAAGGCCCTTTACACCTTCCTCCTCTTCACCCTGGCGGGCTCTTTGCCCATGCTGGCGGCCATCCTGGCGGTGAAGGCCTTAGGGGGTAGCCCCACCTTCCTCCTCCAGGACCTCCTGGCCCACCCGGTGAGGGGCCAGGCGGCCTTCTGGGTCTTTTTGGGCTTCGCCCTGGCCTTCGCCATCAAGACCCCCCTCTTTCCCCTCCACGCCTGGCTTCCCCTCTTCCACCAGGAGAACCACCCCTCGGGCCTGGCCGACGCCCTGGGGACCCTCTACAAGGTGGGGGTCTTCGCCTTCTTCCGCTTCGCCATCCCCCTGGCCCCGGAGGGCTTCGCCGAGGTGCAGGGGCTTCTCCTCTTCCTTGCCGCCATCTCCGCCCTCTACGGGGCCTGGCTGGCCTTCGCCGCCAGGGACTTTAAGACCCTCCTGGCCTACGCCGGCCTGGCCCACATGGGGGTGGCCGCCTTAGGGGTCTTCTCCGGCACGGCGGAGGGGGCTTTGGGTGGGCTTTACCTCCTGGCGGCGAGCGGGGTCTACACCGGGGGGCTGTTCCTCCTCTTCGGGCGGCTTTACGAGAGGACCCACACCCTGGAGATCGGCCGCTACCGGGGCCTGGCGCAAAGCGCTCCCGGGATGGCCGCTTTGGCCCTCTTCCTCTTCCTGGCCATGGTGGGCCTGCCCGGGCTTTCCGGCTTCCCCGGGGAGTTTCTGACCCTCCTCGGGGCCTACAGGGCGAGTCCCTGGCTGGCCGCCCTGGCCTTCCTCTCCGTCATCGCCTCCGCGGCCTACGCCCTCACCGCCTTCCAGAAGACCTTCTGGGAGGAGGAAAACCGGAGCGTGGAGGACCTGAAGGGGGCGGAGTGGGGCTTCGCCGCCCTTAGCGTTCTCACCTTGGTCCTCATGGGCGTCTTCCCCGGCTTCTTCCTCAGGGGCCTGAAGCCCCTGGCGGAGGCCTTCGCGCGGATCCTGGGAGGTGGCGCATGA
- the fabG gene encoding 3-oxoacyl-[acyl-carrier-protein] reductase — protein MRKALITGASRGIGRAIALRLAEDGFALAIHYGHNREKALEVAEEAKRRGSPLVAVLEANLLEAQAATTLVHQAAEALGGLDTLVNNAGITRDTLLVRMKDEDWEAVLEANLSAAFRTTREAVKLMMKARFGRIVNITSVVGLLGNPGQANYVASKAGLIGFTRAVAKEYAGRGITANAVAPGFIETEMTERLPEEVKKAYLAQIPAGRFGRPEEVAEAVAFLVSERAAYINGQTLCVDGGLTPH, from the coding sequence ATGCGTAAAGCCCTGATCACCGGCGCAAGCCGCGGCATCGGCCGGGCCATCGCCCTGAGGCTGGCGGAGGACGGCTTCGCCCTGGCCATCCACTATGGCCATAACCGGGAGAAGGCCCTGGAGGTGGCCGAGGAGGCCAAGAGGCGGGGAAGCCCCCTGGTGGCGGTCCTGGAGGCCAACCTCCTCGAGGCCCAGGCGGCCACGACCCTGGTCCACCAAGCGGCGGAGGCCCTAGGCGGGCTGGACACACTGGTCAACAACGCCGGCATCACCCGGGACACCCTCCTGGTGCGCATGAAGGACGAGGACTGGGAGGCCGTTTTGGAAGCCAACCTCTCCGCCGCCTTCCGCACCACCCGGGAGGCGGTCAAGCTCATGATGAAGGCCCGCTTCGGCCGCATCGTCAACATCACCAGCGTGGTGGGCCTCCTGGGGAACCCGGGCCAGGCCAACTACGTGGCCTCCAAGGCGGGCCTCATCGGCTTCACCCGGGCGGTGGCCAAGGAGTACGCGGGGAGGGGCATCACCGCGAACGCCGTGGCTCCCGGCTTCATAGAAACCGAGATGACGGAAAGGCTCCCCGAGGAGGTGAAGAAGGCCTACCTGGCCCAGATTCCCGCCGGGCGCTTCGGCCGCCCCGAGGAGGTGGCCGAGGCCGTGGCCTTTCTGGTCTCTGAGCGGGCGGCCTACATTAACGGCCAGACCCTCTGCGTGGACGGGGGGCTCACCCCGCACTAA
- the rpmF gene encoding 50S ribosomal protein L32 → MAKHPVPKKKTSKARRDARRSHHALTPPTLVSCPECKAMRPPHTVCPQCGYYDGRKVLEV, encoded by the coding sequence ATGGCCAAGCACCCTGTACCCAAGAAGAAGACCTCTAAGGCGCGGCGCGATGCCCGTAGGAGCCACCACGCCCTCACCCCCCCCACCCTGGTCTCCTGCCCCGAGTGCAAGGCCATGCGCCCTCCCCACACCGTCTGCCCCCAGTGCGGCTACTACGACGGGCGCAAGGTTCTGGAAGTCTAG
- the nuoI gene encoding NADH-quinone oxidoreductase subunit NuoI — translation MTLKALAQSLGITLKYLFSKPVTVPYPDAPVALKPRFHGRHVLTRHPNGLEKCIGCSLCAAACPAYAIYVEPAENDPENPVSAGERYAKVYEINMLRCIFCGLCEEACPTGAIVLGYDFEMADYQYSDLIYGKEDMLVDVVGTKPQRREARITGKAVKPGYVVPYVRPELEGFQAPTERRKP, via the coding sequence ATGACCCTGAAGGCCCTGGCCCAAAGCCTGGGGATCACCCTCAAGTACCTCTTTTCCAAACCGGTGACCGTCCCCTACCCCGACGCCCCCGTGGCCCTGAAGCCCCGCTTCCACGGGCGGCACGTCCTCACGAGGCACCCCAACGGCCTGGAGAAGTGCATCGGTTGCTCTCTGTGCGCCGCCGCCTGCCCCGCCTACGCCATCTACGTGGAGCCGGCGGAGAACGACCCGGAGAACCCGGTCTCGGCGGGGGAGCGGTACGCCAAGGTCTACGAGATCAACATGCTCCGGTGCATCTTCTGCGGCCTGTGCGAGGAGGCCTGCCCCACAGGGGCCATCGTCCTGGGCTACGACTTTGAGATGGCGGACTACCAGTACTCGGACCTCATCTACGGCAAGGAGGACATGCTGGTGGACGTGGTGGGCACCAAGCCCCAGCGCCGCGAGGCCAGGATCACCGGCAAGGCGGTGAAGCCCGGCTACGTGGTGCCCTACGTCCGCCCCGAGCTGGAGGGCTTCCAGGCCCCCACGGAGAGGAGGAAGCCATGA
- a CDS encoding NADH-quinone oxidoreductase subunit J family protein: MSPWEGLAVLLLLLSGVLVVTLRNAIHAALALILNFLVLAGVYVALDARFLGFIQIIVYAGAIVVLFLFVIMLLFAAQGEIGFDPLVRARPLAALLALGVAALLLSGLWGLKLTLGKDLQGGLPQALGPLLYGDWLFVLLAVGFLLMAATVVAVALVQPARPLDALKPEEKEKEVAR, encoded by the coding sequence ATGAGCCCTTGGGAAGGCCTCGCCGTTCTTCTCCTTCTCCTGAGCGGGGTTCTGGTGGTCACCCTCAGGAACGCCATCCACGCCGCGCTGGCCCTCATCCTGAACTTTTTGGTGCTGGCCGGGGTCTACGTGGCCCTGGATGCCCGTTTCCTGGGTTTCATTCAGATCATCGTCTACGCCGGGGCCATCGTGGTCCTCTTCCTCTTCGTGATCATGCTCCTCTTCGCCGCCCAGGGGGAGATCGGCTTTGACCCCCTGGTGCGGGCCAGGCCCCTGGCCGCCCTCCTGGCCCTGGGCGTGGCCGCCCTCCTCCTCTCGGGCCTTTGGGGCCTGAAGCTGACCCTGGGCAAGGACCTCCAGGGAGGCCTGCCCCAGGCCCTGGGCCCCCTCCTCTACGGGGACTGGCTCTTCGTCCTGTTGGCGGTGGGCTTTCTCCTCATGGCGGCCACGGTGGTGGCCGTGGCCCTGGTCCAGCCCGCCAGGCCCCTAGACGCCCTCAAGCCCGAGGAGAAGGAAAAGGAGGTGGCGCGGTGA
- the nuoK gene encoding NADH-quinone oxidoreductase subunit NuoK, whose protein sequence is MSFLLASALLFALGVYGVLTRRTAILVFLSIELMLNAANLSLVGFARAYGLEGQVAALMVIAIAAAEVAVGLGLIVAIFRHRESTALDDLSELRG, encoded by the coding sequence GTGAGCTTCCTCTTGGCCTCCGCCCTCCTTTTCGCCCTGGGGGTCTATGGGGTTCTGACCCGCAGGACGGCCATTTTGGTCTTTCTCTCCATTGAGCTTATGCTGAACGCCGCCAACCTCTCTCTGGTGGGCTTCGCCCGGGCCTATGGCCTCGAGGGCCAGGTGGCCGCCCTCATGGTGATCGCCATCGCCGCCGCCGAGGTGGCCGTGGGCCTGGGCCTCATCGTGGCCATCTTCCGCCACCGGGAGAGCACGGCCCTTGACGACCTTTCCGAGCTTAGGGGGTAG
- the rocF gene encoding arginase — protein sequence MERVAVVGVPMDLGAGRRGVDMGPSALRYARLLEELEALGLAVEDLGNVRVPLAETLRGRKGPYLEEIRQAALELKERLMNLPEEVFPIVLGGDHSLAMGSVSGVARGRVGVIWVDAHADFNTPETSPSGNIHGMPLAVLCGLGHPRLTEVFQAVDPKDVVLIGVRSVDPGEARLLKEMGVRVYTMHEVDRLGIAPIAEEALSYLEGLPLHVSLDADVLDPTLAPGVGTPVPGGLSYREAHLLMEILALSGRVRSLDLVEVNPILDEKNRTALMMVGLALSLLGKRIL from the coding sequence ATGGAACGCGTGGCCGTGGTGGGCGTGCCCATGGACCTGGGGGCGGGGCGGCGCGGGGTGGACATGGGTCCTTCTGCCCTCCGCTACGCCAGGCTTCTGGAGGAGCTGGAGGCTTTGGGCCTCGCCGTGGAGGACCTGGGGAACGTCCGGGTGCCCCTGGCGGAGACCCTGAGGGGCAGAAAGGGCCCCTACCTGGAGGAGATCCGCCAAGCGGCCTTGGAGCTCAAGGAAAGGCTCATGAACCTGCCCGAGGAGGTTTTTCCCATCGTCCTCGGGGGGGACCACTCCCTGGCCATGGGCTCGGTCTCCGGGGTGGCCCGGGGGCGGGTGGGGGTCATCTGGGTGGACGCCCACGCCGACTTCAACACGCCTGAGACCAGCCCCTCCGGCAACATCCACGGCATGCCCCTGGCGGTGCTCTGCGGGCTGGGGCACCCCAGGCTCACCGAAGTCTTCCAAGCGGTGGACCCTAAGGACGTGGTCCTCATAGGGGTCAGAAGCGTGGACCCGGGGGAGGCCCGGCTCCTCAAGGAGATGGGGGTCAGGGTCTACACCATGCACGAGGTGGACCGCTTGGGCATAGCCCCCATCGCCGAGGAGGCCCTGAGTTACCTGGAGGGGCTTCCCCTCCACGTGTCCTTGGACGCCGACGTCCTGGACCCCACCCTGGCCCCGGGGGTGGGGACCCCGGTCCCCGGGGGGCTTAGCTACCGCGAGGCCCACCTCCTCATGGAGATCCTGGCCCTTTCCGGGCGAGTGAGGAGCCTGGACCTGGTGGAGGTGAACCCCATTTTAGACGAGAAAAACCGCACCGCCCTCATGATGGTGGGGCTTGCCCTTAGCCTCCTCGGCAAGCGGATCCTCTAG
- a CDS encoding IS5 family transposase, which produces MPLRRCYPSDLTDEEWGLLEPLIPAPKPGGRPAKVSRREIMNAILYVLKNGIPWRAMPHDLPHWSTVYHYFRRWQKEGVWEKAVQALVRRDREREGRPASPSALV; this is translated from the coding sequence GTGCCTCTTAGACGATGTTACCCCAGCGACCTAACCGACGAGGAGTGGGGCCTCCTGGAGCCCCTCATCCCCGCCCCCAAGCCCGGCGGCCGGCCCGCCAAGGTGTCCAGAAGAGAGATCATGAACGCCATCCTTTACGTCCTGAAGAACGGCATTCCCTGGCGAGCCATGCCCCATGACCTGCCCCACTGGTCCACCGTCTACCACTACTTTCGCCGGTGGCAGAAGGAGGGGGTGTGGGAGAAAGCGGTGCAAGCCCTGGTCCGCCGGGACCGGGAGCGAGAAGGGAGACCCGCTTCCCCCAGCGCCCTGGTCAT
- the fabD gene encoding ACP S-malonyltransferase, with protein sequence MYAALFPGQGSQKLGMGQALYQAFPAAKEVLDRAEAALPGLLKLMWEGPEEALTLTENQQPALLCVGYAAYRAFLEAGGKEPALAAGHSLGEWTAHVAAGTLELEEALHLVRLRGRYMQEAVPPGEGAMAAILKLPKEEIAEALKGLEGVETANLNAPEQTVISGKKEAVEKAAEVLKAKRARVVFLPVSAPFHSSLMRSAQERLAQDLARVAFKRPRFPVYSNVTASPEEDPERIKALLLAQITAPVRWVDILLDMERRGLRRFLEFGSGEVLKGLVARTLKEAEALSVVDPESLRKALEVAHA encoded by the coding sequence ATGTACGCCGCCCTCTTCCCCGGCCAAGGCTCGCAGAAGCTGGGCATGGGCCAGGCCCTCTACCAGGCCTTCCCCGCCGCCAAAGAGGTCCTGGACCGGGCCGAGGCCGCCCTTCCCGGCCTCCTCAAGCTCATGTGGGAGGGGCCGGAGGAGGCCCTCACCCTCACGGAAAACCAGCAGCCCGCCCTCCTTTGCGTGGGCTACGCCGCCTACCGGGCCTTCCTGGAGGCGGGGGGCAAGGAGCCCGCCCTGGCCGCCGGGCACTCCCTGGGAGAGTGGACGGCCCACGTGGCGGCGGGGACTTTGGAGCTGGAGGAGGCCCTCCATCTGGTGCGCCTCAGGGGGCGGTACATGCAGGAGGCCGTCCCTCCGGGGGAAGGGGCCATGGCCGCCATCCTGAAGCTTCCCAAGGAGGAGATCGCCGAGGCCCTGAAGGGCCTGGAAGGGGTAGAGACCGCCAACCTCAACGCCCCCGAGCAGACGGTGATCTCCGGCAAGAAGGAGGCGGTGGAGAAGGCGGCTGAGGTCCTAAAGGCGAAAAGGGCCCGGGTGGTCTTCCTACCCGTCTCCGCGCCCTTCCACTCCTCCCTCATGCGTAGCGCCCAAGAGCGCCTGGCCCAGGACCTGGCCCGGGTGGCCTTTAAGAGGCCCCGCTTCCCCGTCTACTCCAACGTGACCGCAAGCCCCGAGGAAGACCCCGAGCGCATCAAGGCCCTGCTCCTCGCCCAGATCACCGCCCCGGTGCGCTGGGTGGATATTCTTTTGGACATGGAAAGGCGGGGGCTTAGGCGCTTCCTGGAGTTCGGAAGCGGGGAGGTCCTGAAGGGCCTGGTGGCGAGGACGCTGAAAGAGGCCGAGGCCCTGAGCGTCGTGGACCCCGAAAGCCTGAGAAAAGCCCTGGAGGTGGCGCATGCGTAA
- a CDS encoding beta-ketoacyl-ACP synthase III produces the protein MSGILALGAYTPQRVMKNEDFEAYLDTSDEWIVTRTGIRERRIAAPDEYTSDLAFKAVEDLLRRHPGALEGVDGVIVATNTPDALFPDTAALVQARFGLNAFAYDLLAGCPGWIYALAQAHALVEAGLARKVLAIGAEALSKILDWNDRATAVLFGDAGGAAVVGKVREGFGFRSFVLGSDGTGAKELFHACVAPRLPDGTPMEKRLRMNGREVFKFAVRVMNTATLEAIEKAGLTPEDIKVFVPHQANLRIIDAARERLGLPWERVVVNVDRYGNTSTASIPLALKEAVDEGRIREGDHVLLVSFGAGLTWAAAVLTWGGT, from the coding sequence ATGAGCGGCATCCTGGCCCTGGGGGCCTACACGCCCCAGAGGGTGATGAAAAACGAGGACTTTGAGGCCTACCTGGACACCTCCGACGAGTGGATCGTGACCCGCACGGGAATCCGGGAACGGCGCATCGCCGCCCCCGACGAGTACACCTCGGACCTGGCCTTCAAGGCGGTGGAGGACCTCCTAAGGCGGCACCCGGGGGCCCTCGAGGGCGTGGACGGGGTCATCGTGGCCACCAACACCCCGGACGCCCTCTTTCCCGACACCGCCGCCCTGGTCCAGGCCCGCTTCGGCCTAAACGCCTTCGCCTACGACCTCCTGGCGGGCTGCCCGGGGTGGATCTACGCCCTGGCCCAGGCCCACGCCCTGGTGGAGGCGGGGCTGGCCCGCAAGGTCCTCGCCATCGGGGCCGAGGCGCTATCCAAGATCCTGGACTGGAACGACCGGGCCACCGCCGTTCTCTTCGGGGACGCCGGCGGAGCGGCGGTGGTGGGGAAGGTGCGGGAGGGGTTCGGCTTCCGCTCCTTCGTCCTGGGTTCAGACGGCACGGGGGCCAAGGAGCTCTTCCACGCCTGCGTGGCCCCCAGACTCCCCGACGGCACCCCCATGGAAAAGCGCCTTCGCATGAACGGGCGGGAGGTCTTCAAGTTCGCCGTGCGGGTCATGAACACCGCCACCCTCGAGGCCATAGAAAAGGCGGGCCTAACGCCCGAGGACATCAAGGTCTTCGTCCCCCACCAGGCCAACCTGCGCATCATTGACGCCGCCCGGGAGCGCCTGGGCCTCCCCTGGGAGCGGGTGGTGGTCAACGTGGACCGCTACGGCAACACCTCCACCGCCTCCATCCCCCTAGCCCTCAAGGAGGCGGTGGACGAGGGCCGGATCAGGGAGGGGGACCACGTGCTCCTGGTCTCCTTCGGGGCCGGGCTCACCTGGGCCGCCGCCGTCCTCACCTGGGGGGGTACCTGA
- the nuoL gene encoding NADH-quinone oxidoreductase subunit L yields the protein MTLLFVILLPLLGFALLGLFGKRMREPWPGVLASGLVLLSLLLGVGLLLGGGARFQAEWLPGIPFSLLLDNLSGFMLIIVAGVGFLIHVYAIGYMAGDPGYSRFFAYFNLFIAMMLLLVLADSYPVMFIGWEGVGLASFLLIGFWYKNAQYADSARKAFIVNRIGDLGFMLGMAILFALYGTLSISELREALEGPLKNPSLLALAGFLLFVGAIGKSAQVPLMVWLPDAMAGPTPVSALIHAATMVTAGVYLIARSSFLYAALPDVSYTIAVIGLLTAFYGALSAFGQTDIKKIVAYSTISQLGYMFLAAGVGAYWVALFHVFTHAFFKALLFLASGSVIHALGGEQDVRKMGGLWQHLPLTRWHGLIGALALGGLPLLSGFWSKDAILTATLTYPFGGFGFYLGALLVAVLTAMYAMRWFVLVFLGEARGHHHPHEAPPVMLWPNHLLALGSVLASYLALPHPLPNVLEPFLKPALAEVEAHHLSLLAEWGLIALSALVALLGLWLGYTFFQRKALPAWYQTFEAWSREAFYVDQVYNALIVNPLKALAEALFYGDRSLLGGYLGLGSLVRAGGGAVARAQVGYLRVYALLFVLGALILLGVMRW from the coding sequence ATGACGCTTCTATTCGTGATTCTCCTTCCCCTCCTGGGGTTTGCCCTCCTGGGCCTCTTCGGCAAGAGGATGCGAGAGCCCTGGCCCGGGGTTCTGGCCTCGGGGCTCGTCCTCCTCTCCCTCCTCCTGGGGGTGGGCCTCCTCCTAGGGGGCGGGGCCCGCTTCCAGGCGGAGTGGCTTCCCGGCATCCCCTTCAGCCTCCTTCTGGACAACCTCTCCGGCTTCATGCTCATCATCGTGGCGGGCGTGGGCTTCCTCATCCACGTCTACGCCATCGGGTACATGGCGGGCGACCCCGGGTATAGCCGCTTCTTCGCCTACTTCAACCTCTTCATCGCCATGATGCTCCTCCTGGTCCTGGCCGACAGCTACCCGGTGATGTTCATCGGCTGGGAAGGGGTGGGCCTGGCCAGCTTCCTCCTCATCGGCTTCTGGTACAAAAACGCCCAGTACGCCGACAGCGCCCGCAAGGCCTTCATCGTGAACCGCATCGGCGACCTGGGCTTCATGCTGGGCATGGCCATCCTCTTTGCGCTCTACGGCACCCTCTCCATCAGCGAGCTAAGGGAGGCCCTGGAAGGCCCCCTGAAGAACCCGAGCCTTCTTGCCCTGGCGGGCTTTCTCCTCTTCGTGGGGGCCATCGGCAAAAGCGCCCAGGTGCCCCTCATGGTCTGGCTTCCCGACGCCATGGCCGGCCCCACCCCCGTCTCCGCCCTCATCCACGCGGCCACCATGGTGACGGCGGGGGTCTACCTCATCGCCCGGAGCTCCTTCCTCTACGCCGCCTTGCCCGACGTCTCCTACACCATCGCCGTCATCGGCCTCCTCACCGCCTTCTACGGGGCCCTTTCCGCCTTCGGCCAGACGGACATCAAAAAGATCGTGGCCTATTCCACCATCAGCCAGCTGGGCTACATGTTCCTGGCGGCGGGGGTGGGGGCCTACTGGGTGGCCCTCTTCCACGTCTTCACCCACGCCTTCTTCAAGGCCCTCCTCTTCCTGGCCTCGGGGAGCGTGATCCACGCCCTGGGCGGGGAGCAGGACGTGCGCAAGATGGGCGGCCTCTGGCAGCACCTGCCCCTGACCCGCTGGCACGGCCTGATCGGGGCCCTGGCCCTGGGTGGGCTTCCCCTCCTCTCCGGCTTCTGGTCCAAGGACGCCATCCTCACCGCCACCCTCACCTACCCCTTCGGGGGCTTTGGCTTCTACCTGGGGGCCCTTTTGGTGGCGGTCCTGACCGCCATGTACGCCATGCGCTGGTTCGTCCTGGTCTTCCTCGGCGAGGCGAGGGGCCACCACCACCCCCACGAGGCCCCGCCCGTCATGCTCTGGCCCAACCACCTGCTGGCCTTAGGCTCGGTCCTGGCGAGCTACCTGGCCCTGCCCCACCCCCTTCCCAACGTCCTGGAGCCCTTCCTGAAGCCCGCTCTGGCGGAGGTGGAGGCCCACCACCTCTCCCTTTTAGCGGAGTGGGGCCTGATCGCCCTCTCCGCCCTGGTGGCCCTTTTGGGGCTCTGGCTGGGCTACACCTTCTTCCAGCGGAAGGCCCTTCCCGCCTGGTACCAGACCTTTGAGGCCTGGAGCCGGGAAGCCTTCTACGTGGACCAGGTCTACAACGCCCTCATCGTCAACCCCTTGAAGGCCCTGGCGGAGGCCCTCTTCTACGGGGACCGGAGCCTTCTCGGCGGCTACTTGGGACTGGGGAGCCTGGTGCGGGCGGGGGGCGGCGCGGTGGCCCGGGCCCAGGTGGGCTACCTAAGGGTCTACGCCCTCCTCTTCGTCCTGGGGGCGCTTATCCTCTTGGGGGTGATGCGGTGGTAA